The Exiguobacterium acetylicum genome includes a window with the following:
- a CDS encoding HAMP domain-containing sensor histidine kinase: protein MINWIRRRIGRQLLTVFYAVLIVVSITSFFVYDYMEGRIETSKENLETISEQNRRANDLWDNWQTVQFGLRGFVIFGNQERFDEIQALRTDIKSETDWFLRNAETDEEEEFAAQMTNLYELYYDALFPLTQSYVNEKKANRINEDFLQGDSLFSLPIAERLVDQGRLKPTADGSIDITPDIEKASAALDEYRTNLSQQQETAVGELRNEVAKSQWIWISSIVVLVAFILLFVHPFLRRMTRQLLRLVDDNQKLARKESIEIDKTAEQRPDEIGLLRASFNRMVVTTNAHTDAMQGKSEELQAQSEELLAQQEELQAQQEELEEAYQTTKKNEEKLRLRSELTEALAVRETVESYPAIVQKMIDITSSEYGALLLYEEGQFIGATTNGMTMDYLKVLLKDEMSVINRSVREMEFVQSEKRVTREKDHPYSFSTYEVTIPVQDPETHELIAAIYLVRYKSAYKGQQLTDIREFAQQMTLSLLRTRSYEGMRQEKEKTEQVLDSIREAIIYLEDGNGELYVNRPLFELIPELQSEFTVDRTLPSSEYVIDVMRQLVDDVEAFNTYLDLIRSGEISPDKVRFDVRNNTAHLEVYAERIDVVGGWKGIILVLRDITRETEADRLKTELVSTVSHELRTPLSSIYGFTELMLNRKIDDSKQQKYLATIHNETERLSNLVTDFLDVQRMQSGGQLYQMAHLDLFSLTEQVMSLYDASSEQHDLHLQLLSPDRPLILGDEDRIKQLMSNLINNAIKYSPDGGRVDVWIDTKDDQAIIEVKDEGIGIPHHAFAHLFDKFYRVDNSDTRRIGGTGLGLSICKEIVKEHEGVIHVESEVGKGSRFIIVLPLSLTESIEPKEENRRSS, encoded by the coding sequence ATGATAAATTGGATTCGGCGACGAATCGGTCGGCAATTGCTGACGGTCTTTTATGCGGTACTGATCGTAGTATCGATTACTTCGTTCTTCGTCTATGACTACATGGAAGGACGAATTGAAACATCTAAAGAGAATCTTGAAACGATCAGTGAACAAAATCGCCGAGCCAACGATTTATGGGACAATTGGCAAACGGTTCAGTTTGGCTTGCGGGGGTTCGTCATTTTCGGTAATCAGGAACGATTTGATGAAATTCAGGCGCTTCGAACAGATATTAAAAGTGAAACGGATTGGTTCCTGCGAAATGCCGAGACGGATGAAGAAGAAGAATTTGCAGCGCAAATGACAAATTTATATGAATTGTACTATGATGCCTTATTCCCGTTGACTCAGTCTTACGTTAACGAAAAAAAGGCGAATCGCATCAACGAGGATTTTTTACAAGGTGATAGTCTGTTTTCTTTACCAATTGCCGAGCGTCTTGTCGATCAAGGGCGATTAAAGCCGACCGCAGATGGGTCAATCGATATTACACCAGATATTGAAAAAGCATCGGCTGCACTTGATGAATATCGAACGAATCTCAGTCAACAACAAGAAACGGCTGTAGGAGAATTACGAAATGAGGTCGCAAAATCACAATGGATTTGGATCTCAAGTATCGTTGTGCTCGTTGCATTCATTCTCTTATTCGTTCACCCGTTCCTTCGTCGAATGACGCGACAATTGTTACGACTAGTAGACGATAATCAAAAACTTGCTCGTAAAGAATCAATTGAAATCGATAAGACGGCAGAACAACGCCCAGACGAAATTGGATTACTGCGTGCTTCCTTTAATCGGATGGTCGTGACGACGAATGCCCATACGGATGCGATGCAAGGAAAAAGCGAAGAATTACAGGCGCAAAGTGAAGAGTTACTTGCGCAACAAGAAGAGTTGCAAGCGCAACAAGAGGAGCTCGAAGAAGCGTATCAAACGACGAAAAAGAATGAGGAAAAGTTGCGATTACGTAGTGAACTAACAGAGGCACTTGCCGTTCGCGAAACTGTCGAATCGTATCCAGCAATCGTTCAAAAGATGATTGATATCACATCCTCAGAATATGGAGCCCTGTTGCTTTATGAAGAAGGGCAGTTCATCGGTGCAACAACAAACGGCATGACGATGGACTATTTAAAAGTTCTCCTGAAAGATGAGATGTCCGTCATCAATCGATCTGTTCGTGAGATGGAATTCGTTCAATCGGAGAAGCGCGTTACACGCGAAAAAGATCATCCGTATTCATTTAGTACGTATGAAGTGACGATTCCGGTTCAAGATCCAGAAACGCATGAGTTGATTGCAGCTATCTACCTCGTTCGTTATAAATCAGCATACAAAGGACAACAGCTGACAGATATTCGAGAATTCGCGCAACAGATGACCCTTTCACTCTTACGGACACGGTCTTATGAAGGGATGCGTCAGGAAAAAGAAAAGACAGAGCAAGTGTTGGATTCGATTCGAGAAGCAATCATCTATCTCGAGGATGGAAATGGCGAGTTATACGTCAACCGACCGTTGTTTGAATTGATTCCAGAACTTCAATCGGAATTTACAGTAGATCGTACGTTACCGTCGAGTGAGTATGTCATCGATGTGATGCGCCAGTTGGTGGATGATGTTGAGGCTTTTAATACGTATCTCGATTTGATTCGTTCCGGTGAGATTTCACCGGACAAGGTTCGATTTGACGTTCGAAACAATACTGCTCATCTCGAAGTATATGCGGAACGTATTGATGTCGTCGGAGGATGGAAGGGAATCATTCTCGTTTTACGGGATATTACCCGGGAAACGGAAGCGGATCGTTTGAAGACAGAACTCGTCTCGACCGTATCGCATGAGTTACGAACACCACTCTCATCGATTTATGGTTTTACGGAATTGATGTTGAATCGAAAGATTGATGACTCGAAACAACAGAAATACTTGGCAACGATTCATAATGAAACAGAGCGTCTTTCGAATCTTGTTACCGATTTCCTTGATGTTCAGCGCATGCAATCGGGTGGACAGTTGTATCAGATGGCGCATCTCGATTTATTTAGCTTAACCGAACAGGTGATGTCCTTGTATGATGCCTCAAGTGAACAACACGATCTTCACTTGCAGTTACTCAGTCCGGATCGCCCGTTGATTTTAGGTGACGAGGACCGGATTAAGCAGTTGATGAGTAATTTAATCAACAATGCGATCAAATATTCTCCTGATGGTGGGCGCGTGGATGTTTGGATCGATACGAAAGATGATCAAGCCATCATTGAAGTGAAGGATGAAGGGATTGGGATTCCGCACCATGCGTTCGCACACCTATTCGATAAATTCTATCGTGTCGATAATTCGGATACACGTCGAATCGGCGGGACTGGACTCGGTTTATCGATCTGTAAGGAAATCGTCAAAGAACATGAAGGCGTCATTCATGTTGAATCTGAAGTCGGCAAAGGCAGTCGGTTTATCATTGTACTACCGCTTAGTCTAACCGAATCAATCGAGCCGAAGGAAGAGAATCGACGTTCCAGTTAA
- the msrB gene encoding peptide-methionine (R)-S-oxide reductase MsrB, protein MKKRMWTVLSVIGLIVIMVGGYFVFQQQQAKSSGSKELSYQAEETAILAGGCFWCMEPPFEELKGVKSVISGYTGGDVENPTYNQVSAETTGHREAVLITFDPNVISYKQLLDVYWRQIDPTDADGQFVDRGESYTTAIFYTNEKQKEIAAQSKQDLEKQQVFDDKVVTPLIAAGPFYEAEAYHQDYYLKSEKKYKFYRAASGRDDFINRYWNDQPKLDLPTYPKLSDAEIKKKLTAIQYKVTQEDGTEPAFDNPYHDLKADGIYVDLISGEALFSSNDKYDSKTGWPSFTKPLEPGNIIEKSDFSIGMKRMEVRSRHGNAHLGHVFSDGPEPTGLRYCMNSAALRFIPKEELKQEGYSEYVADFK, encoded by the coding sequence ATGAAGAAACGAATGTGGACAGTTTTATCCGTCATCGGTCTCATCGTCATCATGGTCGGGGGATACTTCGTGTTCCAGCAACAGCAGGCAAAGTCAAGTGGTAGTAAGGAATTGAGTTATCAAGCAGAAGAGACGGCGATTTTAGCCGGCGGATGCTTCTGGTGTATGGAGCCACCATTTGAGGAGTTAAAAGGAGTCAAATCGGTCATTTCCGGTTACACGGGCGGTGATGTTGAAAATCCAACATACAACCAAGTATCAGCAGAGACGACAGGGCATCGGGAAGCCGTGTTGATCACGTTTGATCCGAATGTCATCTCATACAAGCAACTGCTAGATGTCTACTGGCGTCAGATTGACCCAACGGACGCAGATGGGCAATTCGTCGATCGTGGTGAGTCCTATACGACAGCGATTTTCTATACGAATGAAAAACAAAAAGAAATCGCGGCACAATCGAAACAGGATTTAGAGAAACAACAAGTCTTCGATGATAAAGTCGTCACACCATTGATTGCAGCAGGTCCTTTTTATGAAGCGGAAGCATACCATCAAGACTACTATTTGAAGAGTGAGAAAAAGTATAAGTTTTATCGAGCCGCTTCTGGACGCGATGACTTCATCAATCGTTACTGGAATGATCAACCAAAGCTTGATCTTCCAACGTATCCAAAGTTGTCTGATGCAGAAATCAAAAAGAAATTAACCGCAATCCAGTATAAAGTGACACAAGAAGATGGAACAGAACCAGCGTTTGATAATCCGTATCATGATTTAAAGGCAGACGGGATCTACGTCGATTTGATTTCTGGTGAAGCACTGTTTTCATCAAACGATAAATATGACTCAAAGACAGGCTGGCCAAGTTTCACGAAACCACTCGAGCCAGGTAATATCATTGAGAAAAGTGACTTCTCGATCGGGATGAAACGGATGGAAGTTCGGAGCCGACATGGAAATGCGCATCTCGGACACGTCTTCTCAGATGGTCCGGAACCGACTGGACTTCGATATTGTATGAACTCGGCTGCTTTACGCTTCATTCCAAAAGAGGAATTGAAACAAGAAGGATACAGCGAATATGTAGCAGATTTTAAATAA
- a CDS encoding S8 family peptidase, protein MKKLMIWVMLSCLILTLGVGPTTAKAETALAKATLLQAGQETTLETGTEEKNTYWYRVNHEAGVEKTASHFELSIDTDQPVQVTAYPSEAMAAEDNTFDRYRTEAEPNEKTPTKLAVPYAWDGPYYVKVEYYPNIEEGKTTKAAHAKLTYNNVKLPVEYEPINDISCMAEEALKQTKEEKPMLALMHSIQKQVLSQSDAGRALTSLYYKASPYVVKTLLFNKDKRQQAYEDLKTLKPAMESLVRGTSYTLTKADQQAVDRLYKLSREASPTVIAEEIDGYANKMEISKLSGSSLSETFQSMGMSIQSKEATRYIVKLKPGKMNRSMKIAGVQATDVERLSLGKAGDFVIVTEDPTVKGQSAAALKQSLNRSSAVEYVEKIQTYRATSDINFDYQWAVNKKTAFEQFDNVGIGFEAFQQRFGTKKLAPVKIAVIDTGVDYRLKDLQGKVDIANEKNYVSVNGDGDAIDDNGHGTHVAGVIAATMNNDYGIQGIHQSAQILPVKVLNSSGEGETDAIALGIKYAVDQGAKVINMSLGGGESRTMAYMMKYAADHGVTVVAASGNDYDMMVGYPANSEYAISVGATNPLGMVADYSNYGVGLDVVAPGSKVASLIPDGNTVYMDGTSMASPHVAAVAGILKSLNPKLTPSQIEQILRKSAEPLAFENPNDWYEFEDEDEDGEKIEPDFPAYVSPVAGYGKVSIPRAISQLNLNGNVNDVYDNQLVVSGTVKTGTKVEVWAAIVTKDKNGKETTTNKKLATTTAQAGKYSVKIPRQNQKTVLTVRYANGLDVTSERTEVLAGKAPKAPTVKPVLAGATKMTGTALAGGTITVKDAKQKKIATAKVDAKGTFSVKLPKQVGGSSLIVTVTDIAKRTSKPTVVKVLPAPTAPKVKSVYAGQTKVTGTAEKKLSVYVKDAKKKVIGKGTVSSKGNYSVKIPKQKAKAKLSVYVKNTRGQMSPVTSVTVKKAKK, encoded by the coding sequence GTGAAGAAACTGATGATTTGGGTCATGCTGAGCTGTCTCATTTTGACGCTCGGAGTAGGACCTACGACAGCAAAGGCAGAAACAGCCCTTGCTAAAGCAACGCTCTTGCAAGCAGGTCAAGAGACGACGCTTGAAACAGGAACGGAAGAAAAAAATACATATTGGTACCGCGTTAACCATGAAGCGGGTGTCGAGAAGACTGCGTCTCACTTCGAGTTATCGATTGATACGGATCAACCTGTTCAAGTAACAGCTTATCCGAGCGAAGCGATGGCTGCGGAAGACAACACGTTTGATCGTTACCGGACAGAAGCGGAGCCAAATGAAAAAACACCGACAAAACTAGCCGTTCCATACGCATGGGATGGACCGTATTATGTCAAAGTCGAATATTACCCGAACATCGAAGAAGGTAAGACGACAAAAGCAGCGCACGCTAAACTGACGTATAACAACGTCAAATTGCCAGTTGAGTATGAACCAATCAATGATATCAGCTGTATGGCAGAAGAAGCGCTCAAACAAACAAAAGAAGAAAAACCGATGCTTGCACTCATGCACTCGATTCAAAAACAAGTATTGAGCCAATCGGATGCAGGGCGTGCTTTGACGTCACTGTACTACAAAGCGTCACCTTATGTCGTCAAAACACTTTTATTTAACAAAGATAAGCGTCAACAAGCGTACGAAGATTTGAAAACATTGAAGCCAGCGATGGAGTCACTCGTACGTGGAACGTCATACACGTTGACGAAAGCCGACCAACAAGCTGTCGATCGTCTTTACAAATTATCACGTGAAGCGTCACCTACTGTGATCGCTGAAGAGATTGATGGATATGCAAACAAAATGGAAATCTCAAAATTGAGTGGTAGTTCGTTAAGCGAAACCTTCCAGTCGATGGGGATGAGTATCCAATCAAAAGAAGCGACACGTTACATCGTCAAATTAAAACCAGGTAAGATGAACCGTTCGATGAAGATTGCAGGTGTTCAAGCAACGGACGTGGAACGCTTATCTCTTGGAAAAGCGGGAGACTTCGTCATCGTAACGGAAGATCCAACTGTTAAAGGACAATCAGCAGCAGCATTAAAACAATCACTCAATCGTTCGTCAGCTGTCGAGTATGTTGAAAAGATTCAGACGTACCGTGCGACGAGTGATATCAACTTCGATTACCAGTGGGCCGTCAATAAAAAGACTGCTTTTGAGCAATTTGATAACGTTGGAATCGGCTTTGAAGCATTCCAACAACGGTTTGGAACGAAGAAGTTAGCGCCAGTTAAGATTGCAGTCATCGATACAGGTGTCGATTATCGTTTGAAGGACTTACAAGGGAAAGTTGATATCGCGAATGAAAAGAACTACGTTTCCGTCAACGGTGACGGAGATGCAATTGATGACAACGGTCACGGAACACACGTGGCAGGCGTCATCGCAGCAACGATGAACAATGATTATGGTATCCAAGGAATTCATCAATCGGCACAAATCTTGCCGGTTAAAGTCTTAAATTCGAGTGGCGAAGGGGAAACAGACGCCATTGCACTCGGGATTAAATATGCTGTTGATCAAGGTGCAAAAGTCATCAACATGAGTCTTGGTGGCGGTGAGAGCCGGACGATGGCGTATATGATGAAATATGCAGCGGATCACGGTGTTACGGTCGTTGCCGCTTCAGGAAACGACTACGACATGATGGTCGGTTACCCAGCGAACTCGGAATATGCGATTTCTGTTGGAGCGACGAATCCCCTCGGAATGGTCGCTGATTATTCGAACTATGGTGTTGGACTTGACGTCGTAGCACCAGGATCAAAAGTAGCTAGCTTGATTCCAGACGGTAACACGGTTTACATGGATGGAACAAGTATGGCTTCGCCACACGTTGCGGCAGTAGCGGGTATCTTGAAATCACTGAACCCGAAACTGACACCTTCGCAAATCGAACAGATTTTACGTAAGAGTGCAGAACCGCTTGCGTTTGAAAATCCGAATGACTGGTATGAATTCGAAGATGAGGACGAAGATGGCGAGAAAATCGAGCCTGATTTCCCAGCTTACGTCAGCCCAGTCGCTGGATACGGGAAAGTCAGTATTCCACGTGCGATCTCCCAGTTGAACTTGAACGGGAACGTCAATGACGTCTACGATAACCAACTAGTTGTTTCTGGGACAGTCAAGACAGGGACGAAAGTTGAAGTTTGGGCAGCGATCGTAACAAAAGATAAGAATGGTAAAGAAACAACAACGAATAAAAAGCTAGCTACAACAACGGCGCAAGCAGGAAAATATAGCGTCAAGATTCCGCGTCAAAACCAAAAAACAGTTCTGACGGTTCGCTATGCGAACGGACTAGATGTCACATCGGAACGGACAGAAGTTCTTGCCGGAAAAGCGCCGAAGGCACCAACAGTGAAACCGGTTCTTGCCGGTGCGACGAAAATGACAGGTACAGCTCTTGCGGGTGGTACGATTACGGTCAAAGATGCCAAACAAAAGAAAATTGCAACAGCGAAAGTCGATGCAAAAGGTACGTTCAGCGTGAAGTTACCTAAACAAGTTGGTGGTTCAAGCTTGATTGTTACGGTAACAGATATTGCAAAACGCACAAGTAAACCGACTGTTGTAAAAGTGTTACCGGCACCAACTGCACCAAAAGTAAAATCGGTCTATGCGGGTCAAACGAAAGTAACGGGTACAGCTGAAAAGAAATTGAGTGTCTATGTAAAAGATGCGAAGAAAAAAGTCATTGGAAAAGGAACGGTTTCTTCTAAAGGAAACTATTCCGTAAAAATTCCGAAGCAAAAAGCAAAAGCGAAACTATCTGTCTATGTAAAGAACACACGCGGACAAATGAGTCCCGTGACTTCTGTGACAGTAAAGAAAGCAAAAAAGTAA
- a CDS encoding sulfite exporter TauE/SafE family protein encodes MELGFIVTIFLIGFVGSYISGMLGIGGSIIKYPMLLYIPPLLGFAAFSAHEVAGISAIQVFFATIGGVWAYRKGGYLNKSLIVYMGGSILIGSFIGAYGSNILAEDTINIVYGVLALTAAVMMFVPKKGIDDIPLDQVQFNKTIAAVSAFIVGVGAGIVGAAGAFLLVPIMLVLLKIPTRMTIASSLAITFISSIGATVGKITTGQVDWGPAAIMVVASVIAAPLGAIAGKKMNTKILQVILAVLILATAVKIWIDIL; translated from the coding sequence ATGGAATTAGGTTTTATCGTGACGATTTTCTTAATCGGATTCGTCGGATCCTACATTTCAGGAATGTTAGGGATTGGCGGATCAATCATTAAATATCCGATGTTACTGTATATCCCGCCCCTACTCGGTTTTGCGGCATTTTCCGCTCATGAAGTCGCGGGGATCAGTGCGATTCAAGTCTTTTTTGCAACGATTGGTGGCGTCTGGGCTTACCGAAAAGGCGGTTATTTGAATAAATCATTGATCGTCTACATGGGGGGATCGATTTTAATCGGTAGCTTCATCGGTGCGTATGGTTCAAATATCCTGGCTGAAGACACGATCAACATCGTCTATGGTGTTCTCGCGTTAACGGCAGCGGTCATGATGTTCGTTCCGAAAAAAGGGATCGACGACATTCCGCTTGATCAGGTTCAGTTCAACAAAACGATTGCGGCAGTATCGGCATTCATCGTGGGTGTCGGAGCCGGAATCGTTGGGGCAGCAGGTGCCTTTTTACTCGTCCCGATTATGCTCGTCCTCTTGAAAATCCCGACACGGATGACGATTGCTTCATCGCTTGCGATTACGTTCATTTCGTCGATCGGCGCAACGGTCGGTAAAATCACAACAGGGCAAGTCGACTGGGGTCCTGCGGCAATCATGGTCGTTGCCAGTGTAATTGCAGCACCGCTTGGCGCAATCGCCGGGAAGAAGATGAACACGAAGATTCTCCAAGTCATTCTTGCTGTTCTGATTTTAGCGACAGCGGTGAAGATTTGGATCGACATCTTGTAA
- a CDS encoding MBL fold metallo-hydrolase produces the protein MAQAMTAAQVTKKIIGRESLFILDVRNEDAFQDWKIEGENFKYLNIPYFELLDGVEEILDQLPTDQDVLVVCAKEGSSIFVADMLEEAGRDVSYLSGGMKAWSEHLEPISLGTLNETGTDQGEVVQFVRIGKGCLSYMVISEGEAVLIDATRMTDVYLDYAASRNVTIKHVFDTHLHADHISGGRDIAEKTGATYWLPPKDATDVTFDYAPLEDGSTVQVGDTAIEVRALYSPGHTIGSTSFIVDQRYLLTGDILFIDSIGRPDLAGLAEDWVGDLRDSLYNTYRDLSPELIVLPAHFMIIEELNADGSVAEKLSILLANNHGLNIDDEATFRKMVTENLPPQPNAYQDIRETNMGKQTPDLETQREMEVGPNRCAVR, from the coding sequence ATGGCACAAGCAATGACAGCCGCACAAGTTACGAAAAAAATCATTGGACGCGAGTCTCTGTTCATCTTAGATGTTCGGAATGAGGATGCGTTTCAAGATTGGAAAATCGAAGGAGAGAACTTCAAGTACCTCAACATTCCGTATTTTGAATTGTTGGATGGTGTCGAGGAAATTCTCGATCAGCTTCCGACGGATCAGGATGTACTCGTCGTTTGCGCAAAAGAAGGTTCATCGATTTTTGTCGCCGATATGTTGGAAGAAGCAGGACGAGACGTATCGTATCTGTCAGGCGGCATGAAAGCATGGAGTGAACATCTAGAACCGATTTCACTCGGAACGCTGAACGAAACAGGAACTGATCAAGGTGAAGTCGTTCAGTTCGTTCGAATCGGTAAAGGGTGTCTCTCATATATGGTTATCTCGGAAGGAGAGGCCGTGCTCATCGATGCGACACGAATGACGGATGTGTATTTGGATTATGCCGCATCACGCAATGTCACGATTAAGCATGTGTTTGATACACATCTTCATGCGGATCATATTTCTGGAGGACGCGACATCGCCGAAAAAACAGGCGCGACATACTGGTTGCCGCCAAAAGATGCGACGGATGTCACATTCGATTATGCACCACTTGAAGACGGTAGTACGGTTCAAGTGGGGGATACAGCGATTGAAGTACGCGCTCTTTATTCCCCGGGACATACGATTGGATCGACTTCATTCATCGTCGATCAGCGTTATTTATTAACGGGTGATATCCTGTTCATCGATTCGATTGGTCGTCCGGATTTAGCCGGTCTCGCGGAAGACTGGGTCGGCGACTTACGTGATTCGCTCTACAACACGTATCGTGATCTTTCACCGGAATTAATCGTCTTACCAGCACATTTCATGATCATTGAAGAATTGAACGCGGATGGTAGTGTAGCGGAGAAATTAAGCATCTTGCTTGCGAACAACCATGGTCTCAACATTGATGATGAAGCAACATTCCGGAAAATGGTCACAGAGAACCTGCCACCACAACCGAACGCGTACCAAGACATCCGTGAAACGAACATGGGGAAACAGACACCCGATCTTGAGACACAACGGGAAATGGAAGTCGGACCGAACCGCTGTGCGGTGCGCTAA
- a CDS encoding DUF302 domain-containing protein, with protein sequence MFDYTVTSHHNLDHVMTQLKQALSEASFGVLWEFDLAKKFEEKELSFAENYHILEVCQPKEAHRVVSHDLRAGYFLPCKIVVYTEDGQTKIGMPKPTALMDLADETALKTVAEEVEHTLRHVIDQAAQ encoded by the coding sequence ATGTTTGATTATACTGTTACATCGCATCACAATCTGGATCACGTCATGACTCAATTGAAGCAAGCTCTATCAGAAGCATCGTTCGGTGTCCTATGGGAATTTGATTTAGCGAAAAAATTCGAAGAAAAAGAACTTTCTTTTGCTGAAAACTACCATATTCTCGAAGTATGCCAACCAAAAGAAGCGCATCGCGTCGTATCTCACGATTTACGAGCTGGTTATTTTCTCCCTTGTAAAATCGTTGTCTATACAGAAGATGGCCAAACGAAAATCGGTATGCCAAAGCCGACTGCTCTGATGGACTTAGCAGACGAAACAGCACTAAAGACGGTCGCAGAAGAAGTCGAACACACGTTACGACACGTGATTGATCAAGCTGCACAATAA
- a CDS encoding sulfurtransferase TusA family protein, whose product MKSELVLDAKGLACPMPIVKTKKAIAGLESGQILEVHATDKGAKNDLQAWATSGGHELVKHEEEASVLKFWIQKG is encoded by the coding sequence ATGAAATCAGAACTCGTACTCGACGCAAAAGGACTTGCTTGTCCGATGCCAATCGTGAAAACAAAAAAAGCCATCGCGGGACTCGAATCAGGTCAAATCCTTGAAGTCCATGCAACGGATAAAGGGGCAAAAAACGATCTTCAGGCTTGGGCGACATCGGGTGGTCATGAACTCGTCAAACATGAAGAAGAAGCAAGCGTCCTAAAATTCTGGATTCAAAAAGGTTAA